A genomic region of Trichothermofontia sichuanensis B231 contains the following coding sequences:
- a CDS encoding glycosyltransferase family protein — protein MDEIQERTCSIFFYEGYLGVAPTVVTLIRTLENSGYRVIVFATQNSYPCVKILSHRVRILYLISGFNFPIISFFFKVIRKLGFESLALVLDFYLYFFQCLFKFIIQNQKSDSINIGIDTNGSIAALIKSRIFKQKMIYLSLELNEPSKYKNIANFLYRFENEALKLSELILIQDQDRFQVLSSYHNISNKQVIYLPNSLLINDKNNNCTLDHQNYFRNIFNLSEEDWPYLILHAGAIAQEFFSYEIAYAFSKLDQPYALIFHERKQRSHKESQILNIKKLNSKNMFLSLNPVDLSELYMIYSSAHIGLAFYRNDINENYSQIVKASGKLAEYLKYGKPVIVNDIPSLSKIVCQYGIGQIVKDPSSEVEFETAIATILADYDNYSKRALYCYQCEFDVSKNLQIFIHKLNSL, from the coding sequence ATGGATGAAATTCAGGAACGCACATGTTCAATCTTTTTCTATGAAGGTTATCTAGGAGTTGCTCCGACGGTAGTTACTTTAATTAGAACACTGGAAAATTCAGGATATAGAGTAATAGTGTTTGCAACACAAAATTCTTATCCTTGTGTTAAAATACTCTCTCATAGAGTTAGAATATTGTATTTAATTAGTGGCTTTAATTTTCCGATCATTTCATTTTTCTTTAAAGTGATTCGCAAACTTGGTTTTGAATCACTTGCATTAGTACTTGATTTCTATTTGTATTTTTTTCAATGTCTCTTTAAATTTATCATTCAAAATCAAAAAAGTGATTCCATTAATATAGGAATTGATACGAATGGTAGCATAGCTGCATTAATAAAAAGTCGTATTTTTAAACAAAAAATGATTTATCTATCTTTAGAATTAAATGAACCATCAAAATATAAAAACATTGCCAATTTTTTATATAGATTTGAAAATGAGGCATTAAAATTATCAGAGCTTATCTTGATTCAAGATCAAGATCGCTTCCAAGTACTTTCTAGCTATCACAATATCAGCAATAAACAAGTCATTTACTTGCCTAACTCCTTATTAATTAACGATAAAAACAATAATTGTACTTTAGATCATCAAAATTATTTCAGAAATATTTTTAACTTATCAGAAGAAGATTGGCCTTATTTAATATTACACGCAGGTGCTATCGCTCAAGAATTTTTCTCTTATGAAATTGCCTATGCTTTTTCAAAGCTCGATCAGCCTTATGCATTAATATTTCATGAACGTAAGCAACGTAGTCACAAAGAAAGTCAAATTTTAAATATTAAGAAGCTTAATTCCAAAAATATGTTTTTATCTCTCAATCCAGTTGATTTATCTGAGCTTTATATGATTTATTCATCTGCGCATATTGGTTTGGCCTTCTATCGAAATGACATTAATGAAAATTACTCCCAAATTGTGAAGGCATCTGGAAAGTTAGCTGAGTATTTGAAGTACGGCAAACCAGTTATTGTTAACGATATTCCCTCTCTCTCGAAAATTGTATGCCAATATGGTATTGGTCAAATTGTTAAGGATCCTTCAAGTGAAGTAGAATTTGAAACTGCTATTGCAACTATCCTTGCTGATTATGATAATTATTCAAAACGAGCGCTTTATTGTTATCAATGTGAATTTGATGTTTCTAAGAATCTACAGATATTTATCCACAAATTAAATAGTCTGTAA
- a CDS encoding class I SAM-dependent DNA methyltransferase, producing the protein MTVFGQYARYYDLLYQDKDYQKESDFIIELLKEYAPHAKNLLELGCGTGRHAEYLLKAGYQITGVEKSADMLKICQQRQQRLSPDLKSLLEITEGDLRTIRIGKKFDAVLALFHVISYQSTNDDLLAAFTTVHEHLEPGGIFIFDVWYGPAVLSERPVPRIKQILSNNLSLTRFADPKLYPNTNYVDIYYQLYVQDKTTQACKSIEEVHRMRYFFRPEIDLILKRYGLILLDSREWMSRRELGFDTWNAYWVVQNG; encoded by the coding sequence ATGACTGTGTTTGGTCAATATGCAAGATATTACGATTTACTTTATCAAGATAAGGATTATCAGAAAGAGTCTGACTTTATTATAGAACTTCTTAAAGAATATGCCCCTCATGCTAAAAATTTACTAGAATTAGGCTGTGGAACAGGTCGTCATGCTGAGTACTTACTAAAAGCAGGCTACCAAATAACTGGTGTAGAGAAAAGTGCTGATATGTTGAAAATATGCCAACAACGCCAGCAACGACTTTCACCTGACCTTAAATCCTTACTAGAGATTACAGAAGGTGATTTACGTACTATCCGTATAGGTAAAAAATTTGATGCTGTTTTAGCTTTATTTCATGTTATTAGTTATCAAAGTACAAATGATGATCTCCTTGCTGCTTTCACTACTGTTCATGAGCATCTAGAGCCTGGCGGTATTTTTATCTTTGACGTTTGGTACGGTCCAGCCGTCTTAAGCGAGCGACCAGTTCCTCGAATTAAACAGATACTATCTAATAATTTGAGTCTTACTCGTTTTGCTGATCCCAAACTATATCCAAATACTAATTATGTAGATATCTATTATCAGTTATACGTTCAAGATAAAACTACTCAAGCCTGTAAAAGCATTGAAGAAGTTCATCGAATGCGCTATTTTTTTAGACCAGAAATAGATTTAATTCTTAAGAGATACGGACTAATCTTGCTAGATTCCAGAGAATGGATGTCACGTCGAGAACTAGGATTTGATACTTGGAATGCATATTGGGTTGTCCAAAATGGATGA
- a CDS encoding transposase — translation MPRFHFSKEIRRLITEASAQLIYLSPYSPDFSPIENFCSKVKSILRALQARLYLVSKYSDSACNSF, via the coding sequence ATGCCGCGATTTCATTTTAGTAAAGAGATAAGGCGGCTGATTACAGAAGCAAGTGCACAATTAATTTATTTGTCGCCCTACTCACCTGATTTTTCGCCGATTGAGAATTTTTGCTCAAAGGTGAAATCCATTTTGCGAGCGTTACAAGCCCGGTTGTATCTAGTATCTAAATATAGCGACAGCGCTTGCAACAGCTTTTAA